The genomic segment GCGGTCCTCGGGGTCCAGCTCGCGGTCCGGATCGGTGATCTCAGTCATGGGGTGAGCATACGAAGGGGGCGGCCGGGCACGGGACGCGGGCACCGGGCGGGTGTCAGCCCTTCAGCTGGGTGAAGCGGAGTCGGTTGCCGAAGGGGTCGCGGAGGCCGCAGTCGATGCCGTACGGCCGGTCGGTGGGCTCCTCCGTGAACTCGACGCCCCGGCCCAGCAGCGTCTCGTACGTCTTGCGGCAGTCGTCCGTGGTGAGGATGAGCCAGCCACCCCCCGCTCCCTTGGTGACCAGTTCGCGGACCTGCTCCGCCGTCTCCTCCGACATCGCCGGAGCGCCCGGCTTCTCCAGGAGGACCTGCCGCTCGGGGTGGCCGGGGGTGCTGACGGTCAGCCAGCGCATGGAGCCCATGTCGATGTCGGCGACGACCTCCAGGCCCAGCTTGCCGACGTAGAAGTCGAGGGCTTCGTCCTGGTCGAGGACGTAAATCTGCGAGTGCGTGATGGCGTTGAACATGTGCGTCACGTTACTGAGCGGACCGGCCGAAGACTTATCCGAATCTGCTCGGTCGCCGACCGGATCAGGCGTTCGGCCGCGTCCACGCCATCGTGAAGCAGGTGGGGACGCCGATGGCCGCCGTCTCCTTGCGGTACGCCCTCGGTGACCGGCCGACGATGTCGTGGAACGTGCGGCTGAACGTCCCCGTGCTGCCGAAGCCGACCTCGAAGCAGATGTCCGTCACGCTGCGGTCGGTCTCACGCAGCAGGGACATCGCACGCTCGACCCGGCGGCGCTGGAGGTAGCGGTGCGGGGTCTCGCCGAACGTCGCCCGGAAGGTGCGCGAGAAGTGCGCCGGGGACACCAGGGCGATACGGGCCAGGGCCGGGACGTCCAGCGGTTGCGCG from the Streptomyces sp. AM 4-1-1 genome contains:
- a CDS encoding AraC family transcriptional regulator — translated: MSRAAEDTNRRMLRARDVMDRAYAQPLDVPALARIALVSPAHFSRTFRATFGETPHRYLQRRRVERAMSLLRETDRSVTDICFEVGFGSTGTFSRTFHDIVGRSPRAYRKETAAIGVPTCFTMAWTRPNA
- a CDS encoding VOC family protein, with product MFNAITHSQIYVLDQDEALDFYVGKLGLEVVADIDMGSMRWLTVSTPGHPERQVLLEKPGAPAMSEETAEQVRELVTKGAGGGWLILTTDDCRKTYETLLGRGVEFTEEPTDRPYGIDCGLRDPFGNRLRFTQLKG